The Anabaena sp. PCC 7108 region CTCTACGTGGTTCAGTTCGTTACTTAGCGAAAAAATATAACAAAAAAATCTCTGTCACTACCGGACGGCGTTGGCTGACTAATCCAGTTTATCGTGGTGACACTGCTTATCAAAATAGCGAAATTATTTCTGATACTCATGCAAGTATTATTTCTAGGGAAGAAGCCGCCCAAGTTGACCGACTTTTACGCCGCAACAGCCGTTTAGCACCTCGTTCCGCCAGTGCAGCCCATTCTTTAGCAGGTTTAGTTAAGTGTAATCAGTGTCAATCTCCGATGACAGTTACCCGTGTTACTCAGCGATATCAACATCAAGAGTATCTCTATTTACGTTGCACAGATTGTCCCCAAAGCCCTAAATGTCGAGCTATTTCTTACCAAGAAATTTTGGCAAAAACGATTGAAACCGTTTGTCATGAATTACCTCAAGCAGTTGCAGGGATTAACTTTCCCCACATGGATGCTATTAACAATAGTTTAAGTGATAGGATGCCTACAGCGATTGAAGTGATCGCACGTCAACAAGAAATCCTCGAACAGCTACCCATCTTAATAGAAACTGGAGTTTTGGATACAGAAACAGCTAAAATCAGGGCTTACAAACTCCGCACACAAATTTCTCAACTTCAAGCCAAGTTAGCAACTCTCCCACCCGTTAACTTGCGTTCTGTTGCTCAAGCTGTTTCTATTCCCCAATTTTGGTTAGACTTGTCAGAAGTAGAACGGCGATTTTATTTCCGAGAATTTATCCGTCAAATAGACATAATTCGCCAAAATAATGCCTGGGATTTACAGATAATTTTCATTTTTTGATTTGTTATTAGTAGGTAAGGGGGAAGCGGGTAAAATTACCAATTACCAATTACCAATTACCAATTACCAATGATTTTAATCTTCATCTTGATTTCTCTCTGATTTTGGTGATTTACCTGCATTCCGTACATTCATCACCTTACTCAAGAGATCAAACCAAAATGGCGCTCCCATTGCAATAGCAATACCACTAATTAACCAACCAGTCATCATAGTTAATAAACTACCAACTGGCACACCTTTGATCTTGAAAGGACTCCAACTCAATTGTTCTTGTCTATTATCTTGTGTCCACCCAATTGGTAAATTAACATCCTTTAAAATTTGCTTAGTATCTATATTACTTAGGTTAGAAGAATCAGATTGTTGTTCTAGTGTTTGTACAGCTTTGTAAACAATTGCTTCTCGCAACACACTATCTTTAGATAAGCGATCAACAATGTGAAAGGTATCTGCATTAGCACCAAAAGCTAGAGTAATACCGATTAAAATTGCTACTCCTTTAGCATTTCGTTTATAAACCCCACCTGCTCGCTGCATGGAACTATCAAAACTATCTTCAATTTCTCTCCTTAATATTTTAATCCCTTCCTCTGTGCTTTTAGCTCTATATTGCGCTCGTTTAGCTATGGTTTCAATATTTTTATTCATCCCAGGTGGTAGGCTATTAATCAATTCTTTAATAGTTTTATATGTTTGACTATCTTTGTTTTTTATATCTGTTTTAATTTCATGATACATAGCATTACTCGTATTCATCAATTGCACAATTTCGTTAATACTCGGCTTTAATCCTCCTAGAATTATTGCCTCTTCAATATTTGTAAAAATGTGTTTATAGTAAGCTTGTAAACGCTTCCAAGTTTCTGTTAGTATTTTATTTTCGTCTTCTATATTCGCTTGAAAATTATCTATATATTTCTCTAAACTATCCTTCATCCGGTTTACACTGGTATCTATATCCAGCTTACTGCTTTTGAAATCAGCAACAATATTTGTATATTCTGTCTTGAGATTTTCAAAATCATCATTTATGTCTTGGGCTATATAATTTGATAATTCAGTCAGCTTTATTTGTCTGAGAGACCTAGTTAAAATTGTTTCAACTTCTTCCAATCGTTGGGTTTTGAATTTTTCCAGTCGGACTTCAGTTAAACTGTGGATAATTTTTGGTAGTTGCAATTCTTCTATCAGAGTTGTAGCAAAAGTATCAGCAGAAATATAGGAAGGCGCACTATATTCTTGATCAAGAGTTCTTGGCTCTTTTGAAGACCTAGCTATTAATTTCTGGATTAGACGAATTTTATCTGCTATAAACCAAGTAAATTTTCTGGGGAGAATAGATACAAATCCTTTTGCTTCTTGGTTGAGGCTTTTAATTAAAGGATTACTATAAATAGTATTGACTAGTTGAATTACTTCTGATTTCTCGGCTCCCTCTAAATTTCCAGATAAGAAAATTTCAATTGATTTCTTTAAATGTACAGCACGCCATTGTAATACTGTCGAAATCAGTTCTTGAATTTCTGATGCTAACAAACTTAAGATTAAGTAAATGAAAATTAACCCTAGGGCGACATCTAAAATAAAAGGTAAGCGCATTATACAGAATCCTTCAGGATAATTGACCAGTGGACGATTGTATTCTTTATATCATTTAATTTAAAAAATGCTTGTTAAATTTCTTAAAAAAATAACTAAGAAAAATTTTCTCCAAAAAATTATCATGATCGAGAGAAAACTGAGCTAATTTTGGATCTAGCCATTGCTTATATTAAAAGTGTGCCAACATAGGAGACTAACTCTCATCTCCATGTAATCAAACCAGCGAGTAAAATGATTAGCATAAAATATGCAAGAAGGAAGCTTTATTTGGAGTCATCTAGAAAAACAGCATCGCGCAGTTGAGAAATGGATTGATTGGTTATGGCTAATAGTGTTGCTGTTGGCCGCAGTAGTACTCTTTAGCATCAATCTTGGGGGAGTACCGTTACGAGATTGGGATGAAGGTACCGTAGCACAGGTAGCCAGAGAAATTTGGCGGGCCCCAGCAGGTTCTATGCGCTGGCTTTACCCGATTTTGGGAGGTGAACCATATCATCACAAGCCACCCCTTATGCATTGGCTAATTGCTTGGGCTTACTCCCTAGGTGGTGTAAATGAATGGACTACACGTTTACCTGGTGCAATTATCACCGCAAATTCAGTACCTCTAATGTATTGTATCGGCAGAGAGATATTTCATCAACGTTGGGCTGCTGTTTATAGCGCCTTGGTTTATCTAACAATGCTACCGATAGTACGTCACGGTAGATTGGCAATGTTAGATGGTGCGGTTGTCAGCTTGTTGATGGTAATGATGTTGTGTATGCTGCGATCGCGTCGAGACTTACGTTATTGTCTTGGTATCGGTATCAGTTTTGGGTTAATTTGTCTGACAAATGGCATGGTGGGCATTTTATTAGGTGCTATCGCCGCAGTTTTTCTCTTTTGGGACACCCCAAGATTGCTGACTAGTTACTATTTGTGGATAGGCATTTTCATCGGCAGTTTACCTGTGATGGGGTGGTATTTTGCCCAGCTATTACACTATGGTTCCTATTTTGCCCAAATGGACTCAGTAGATCAACCCTTTAATCAGATGAGTCAAGCAGCTAAAAGTCTGTATAAAGCCCCTTGGTATTATGTCCTAGAACTTCTCAAATGGTCATGGCCTTGGCTGGTATTTTTACCACAAACCTTGCGTTTAACCTGGGAAAATCGCAACCTAAGTTGGGCAAAACTGATCATAGTCTGGACTGGTGTTTACTTGTTACTCATTTCCCTGATTAGCATCAAACAGCCTTGGTACATAATCCCAATTTATCCAGGTTTGGCCTTGGGTTTTGGTTTTCAGTTAGCAGAGACTGAAAATTCCCGTCTATTCTCATCCTATCCCCGCATTTGGATAACTGGTTTTGCCATACTGGCAGTAGCAGCTTCTGCTGGAAGTATTTATTTTAGTTGGGATAGCTTAGGCAAAACCGACTTACAGATGATTTTGGCCACAGTAGCTTTGACTATGACTTTAGCAGCAATTTTAGCAGAACGAGGCGATGGACAATTTCTGAAAATTTTAATTTGGGGAAGTTATATTTCACTCCTGTTGTTAATGAAATCTAACTACTGGGTGTGGGAATTAGGAGCAGCCTATCCAGTTAAACCAGTCGCCACAATGATAGCGCGTGCTAATCCCACAGTTCAGAAAATCTACACATCACTTGCCAATTATCGGCCATCGTTGGATTTTTATAGCGATCGCACTATTACTCCTGCTTCTAATGGTGAACTGCAATATTATTGGCAGCTTAACAGTCAACCCTATTTCCTTTTGAATGCATCTGATTTAAGTGACCTCAACCTCAAATCTATCAAGGTAGTTGATCAAGCTGAAGGTTGGCAATTAATTACCAAAGACAGCAATCGATTGTAATTAAAAAGTGATGAGTGCTGAGTCTAGAAATTCACAATTTTAATGACTCAACTCTCATCACTACAATAGAACACTATGTTAAGGTGTTATCTTCAATCTTTTCATTTCCTGGCAGATTTGGTTGGTTGTAGGTAGTGTTTTTCTGTGTAACAGCAATTGTAGTCAATAAAATTGCACCTCCTACAGCTAAAGCCACTAAAGGGCGCTTGAGAAGAACTAAATCTCTGATCACCCTAGCTAAAGGTCGGCTTTGACGACGTAACGCCGAAGCAATAACAATTTGTTTCCAAGTAAACGGATCACGGACATAGTGACCACTTTTACAAACTACAAGCCTTTCTTGACAATATGGACAGGTGAATAAGCCCATATAAGTCTTTATAGGCTGTGTCCTGTTATTTCGTTGGCAAATCGGGCAAGTAACATAATGATTATCAAAAGTGTGTATATTCATCTAGCTCGTCTGCCTAATCCATTTACTCGCTCTATAACAATAGCTATATTGAAATTTACCCACCACTCAGTAGCCTCGCCAATATAGTCTGAACATTTATCGTGCATCACACATACATTTCTCTGGTTACTAAGGAGAGCTACATGGTCGTAACACGAGTATAGCCAGATTTGGGTCATAATGACTCCTAGTTACAGCTTATTGCAGCTATGTTCACGAAGACCATTGTTAATTGACTATTCTGATCGAGAATACAGTCAGAATTCACCCACCCTGAAAGGATGCTAATTGACCACTAACTATTAATTCTCTCTCATTTAACCATTCTCCTCACAAAAATTGTGAGTAGTTCTCTGGTTTTATCAAAGCTTTGTAAATTAGGCCAAGCCAGCATACTTGTCTGGTAGCTAAATGATGGCTCACAATAAGAAGTAGCAAATAAAAATTTAAATTTTTTCTTACATTTACCCCCCTCTCTCCATGACTCTCTTGCCTCCCACTCAACTGAGGAAGGTAACTGAATTACCTGCCTTTGCCAAACCTTCCGCCCATTTAACTCACCTCATTAACCGTTTGCAACCATCCCCGGAAACAGTTGTGCTGTTTTTAGCCATACTAATTGGTGGTAGTACTGGTATGGGTGTAGTTACATTTCACTATTTAATCCAGCTGATTCAGAAACTAATGCTGGAAAATTTCATGGGACAAATTGGAGTCTGGGGTGCTTGGACTTTAGCCTCTGTTCCCACCCTAGGGGGACTTATTGTTGGCTTAATGCGCTGGCGGACTCAAGACTTTGGCCCCGGACTTTCATCTCTAATTGCCGTCTCTCAAGGTAGAGAAGTTAAGAGACAACTACGACCAGTAACTAAAATGATCGCCGCAGCTGTGTCTTTAGGTAGTGGTGCATCTTTAGGTCCAGAGGGTCCGAGTGTAGAAATTGGGACTAATTTTGGAGTTTTGTTGTCTGATGTACTACAAGTTTCTGAAGAAAGACAGCGCTTGCTTTTGGGTGCTGGTGCCGCAGCTGGTTTAGCTGCCGGATTTAATGCTCCCATCGCTGGAGTATTTTTTGCCCTAGAGGTAGTAATGGGGGCTACATCTTTTGCTACTTCTGCTGTAAGCGTAGTATTACTTGCTGCGGTGGTGGCAGCCTTAATTGCTCAAATTGGTTTGGGGGCGCAACCTGCTTTTGCCTTACCTGCTTACCAAGTCCGCAGTCTCTTAGAATTGCCGCTTTATGTTGGCTTAGGTTTAGGTGCAAGTCTAGTTTCTCTTACTTATACAGAATTAGTACGTTTGGTTAAAGCTGGCTTTGCGGGAAGAGTTCCAGGGTTTAAGTTTCTGTCTCAAATTCCTCAGCCTATTCAGCCAATTATCGGTGGCGCAATACTTGGGTTAGTGGCTTTGCAGTACCCACAAATTTTGGGTATTGGTTATGGAACTGTGCAAGCAATGCTGCAAGATCAGGAGTTTTCCCTTAACTTGTTACTCGTGTTAATGCTATTAAAATTGCTGATGACGGCAATTAGTGCTGGTAGCGGTTTTGTGGGTGGGTTGTTTGCACCGGCAATGTTTTTAGGTGCTTCTTTTGGGTCAGCTTATGCTAAATTTTTGGCTTTTTTAGTGCCAAGTATTGGTGAATATATGGCTGCTTCCCCAGCTTATGCAATGGTGGGGATGGCTGCTGTTTTAGCCAGTAGTGCCAGAGCGCCCTTAACCGCTATTTTAATGTTGTTTGAGTTAACCCGTGACTACCGCATTGTTTTACCTTTGATGGCAGCGGTGGGTTTAAGTGTATGGTTGGTGGAACGCATCAAACCAACTTTTAACTCTAATTCCAATCTTCAACAGATCGGTCTTTCAGAATTAAAGGATGAACAGGTGGAAATTGTGCAGCAAATTTCAGTAGCAGATGCTATGCACTCCAGCCCAAAAAAGCTGCCTGCCACTATTGGGGTTTTAGAAGCTGCGATGGAAATGATCCGCGATCGCACACGCAGTGCTTTAGTAATTGATACCGCAGAAAAATTAGTTGGTATCTTGTCTTTGGAAGATATTAACCGTACTCTTTCTCTTTGGCAAAATTACCAAAATTACCCTGCTGAAATCCAGGCTAATTTTTCTTCTCAAACTCTTATAGACATCTGTACAACTGACATTCTCTATGCTTGGCAAGATGAACCTTTATCTGAAGCTTTAGACCGTATGGCGCTGCGGGGTTTGCATCAGTTACCTGTTGTAGCACGAGACAACCCCGATTGCATTTTAGGATTACTAGAAAAAGATCAAATTGCTTTAACTTGTAATTTGGCAGCTACGAACAAGGCACTACAGCGCTATTTGCCAGTTCTGCCCACCACAGATATAGTTATTGGTCACTAGTCATTGGTTATTAGTCATTGGTAAACAACAGATAACCGACTAATGACTCATGACTATTTATTCATCTGTTGCTTCTACTTCAGCATCTTCCTTGTCTTCAGGGTCTACTTGCCGGAGTCGAATGTGCTTCTTCCCTAAAGTGATGATAAATTCATCTCCAGGTTGAAGATTCATCTGTTTTGTATAAGCTGAACCTATCAGTAAGTTGTTGTTAGATTGCACGCTAATTCTATAGCTGGCACTGCGTCCACCACGACCATTGGCACTAGGTGTACTATCCAACTGAATGCCCTCTGCATCAATTAGGGCATTTAAGAATTTCATCATATTGACGCGCTCTATACCATTTTTGGTAACAGTATAGTAGCCACACTGTTTAGCTTTGTCTTCCTTGCTTTCGCTCTCTAGCTCCTTAACTTTTCTGAGCAGTTCTTCGCCGACTAGGGGGTCAATTTTTTTCTGTTTAGGCATCAACTTAGGTCGAAAATGAATGTTTGAAGTGGTTGAATCGATTTTATTTTAACTGATACTGAGCTAATAGGAACATAATCCTTTATTTTATCTCAGCATAGCCAAGTATATTACACTCGCAGACAAAATTGTTGCACAATTTTCAATCTTGTCAAGACATTTTATCAAAATTATTTTTGATAATGCTGATATCTATAAGAATCCTATTTGATTTGTGAACTTACTCTCTACAAGACACAGTTCGCTTTCGTCAAGATAGGTAAGAGGGCATAAGGAAAGAATTTTATCAAAGATTTGTTGAGTAAGTACTATATATAGTTTATGAATTCCTGCTAGACTATATTTATTTAAGTTTTTTAAAGTTACCCCAAAGTTAACCCAAAAAAGTCGTCTGCTCACCGAAGACAATCTCTCACGGACAAAATGATCAGCAAAACTGATCCTTAGTCATTACTGATGAATCATTGGTCAGTCATACAATAACTGATAACTGATAAATGAAACTAACGACCAGAGGACACTACAGTGTTAAAGCATTGCTAGATTTGAGTTTACAGCCAGGATATGGTCCTGTATCTGTAAGATCAATTGCCAAGCGCCAAGATATTCCGGCTCCTTATTTAGAAAAGCTGCTGATAGAAATGCGTCGTGGAGGGTTAGTGAAATC contains the following coding sequences:
- a CDS encoding recombinase family protein; its protein translation is MKIIVYIYTDPLLETSPDEAIWGWEVDRIYQDFGKRNQLQQLFIDCQQEPANYLLIRRLEELGDKIGEVSDRITQLEAMGIIVIATEQAYTSATAKPSIELLDLLQEIQREQRSRRIRQGHARNRLEVSPPPGKAPYGYRRGKGKYIIDRSTSPVVKDFFDNFLLYGSLRGSVRYLAKKYNKKISVTTGRRWLTNPVYRGDTAYQNSEIISDTHASIISREEAAQVDRLLRRNSRLAPRSASAAHSLAGLVKCNQCQSPMTVTRVTQRYQHQEYLYLRCTDCPQSPKCRAISYQEILAKTIETVCHELPQAVAGINFPHMDAINNSLSDRMPTAIEVIARQQEILEQLPILIETGVLDTETAKIRAYKLRTQISQLQAKLATLPPVNLRSVAQAVSIPQFWLDLSEVERRFYFREFIRQIDIIRQNNAWDLQIIFIF
- a CDS encoding AbrB family transcriptional regulator, translated to MPKQKKIDPLVGEELLRKVKELESESKEDKAKQCGYYTVTKNGIERVNMMKFLNALIDAEGIQLDSTPSANGRGGRSASYRISVQSNNNLLIGSAYTKQMNLQPGDEFIITLGKKHIRLRQVDPEDKEDAEVEATDE
- a CDS encoding glycosyltransferase family 39 protein encodes the protein MQEGSFIWSHLEKQHRAVEKWIDWLWLIVLLLAAVVLFSINLGGVPLRDWDEGTVAQVAREIWRAPAGSMRWLYPILGGEPYHHKPPLMHWLIAWAYSLGGVNEWTTRLPGAIITANSVPLMYCIGREIFHQRWAAVYSALVYLTMLPIVRHGRLAMLDGAVVSLLMVMMLCMLRSRRDLRYCLGIGISFGLICLTNGMVGILLGAIAAVFLFWDTPRLLTSYYLWIGIFIGSLPVMGWYFAQLLHYGSYFAQMDSVDQPFNQMSQAAKSLYKAPWYYVLELLKWSWPWLVFLPQTLRLTWENRNLSWAKLIIVWTGVYLLLISLISIKQPWYIIPIYPGLALGFGFQLAETENSRLFSSYPRIWITGFAILAVAASAGSIYFSWDSLGKTDLQMILATVALTMTLAAILAERGDGQFLKILIWGSYISLLLLMKSNYWVWELGAAYPVKPVATMIARANPTVQKIYTSLANYRPSLDFYSDRTITPASNGELQYYWQLNSQPYFLLNASDLSDLNLKSIKVVDQAEGWQLITKDSNRL
- a CDS encoding chloride channel protein, with the protein product MTLLPPTQLRKVTELPAFAKPSAHLTHLINRLQPSPETVVLFLAILIGGSTGMGVVTFHYLIQLIQKLMLENFMGQIGVWGAWTLASVPTLGGLIVGLMRWRTQDFGPGLSSLIAVSQGREVKRQLRPVTKMIAAAVSLGSGASLGPEGPSVEIGTNFGVLLSDVLQVSEERQRLLLGAGAAAGLAAGFNAPIAGVFFALEVVMGATSFATSAVSVVLLAAVVAALIAQIGLGAQPAFALPAYQVRSLLELPLYVGLGLGASLVSLTYTELVRLVKAGFAGRVPGFKFLSQIPQPIQPIIGGAILGLVALQYPQILGIGYGTVQAMLQDQEFSLNLLLVLMLLKLLMTAISAGSGFVGGLFAPAMFLGASFGSAYAKFLAFLVPSIGEYMAASPAYAMVGMAAVLASSARAPLTAILMLFELTRDYRIVLPLMAAVGLSVWLVERIKPTFNSNSNLQQIGLSELKDEQVEIVQQISVADAMHSSPKKLPATIGVLEAAMEMIRDRTRSALVIDTAEKLVGILSLEDINRTLSLWQNYQNYPAEIQANFSSQTLIDICTTDILYAWQDEPLSEALDRMALRGLHQLPVVARDNPDCILGLLEKDQIALTCNLAATNKALQRYLPVLPTTDIVIGH